In Pseudomonas sp. P5_109, the genomic window AATGTAGTCACCGATCACCGGAAAGTGACCGACCAAGCTATCCACAAATCCGACGCCATCAAATCCCGCCCACAAAAAAACCGGCCACTTGGACCGGTTTTTTCTGTCTACATCCCCCGTCAAAACCACCCTGACGTGAGACCAAAATCTGATTGGAGCGGGTGAAGGGAATCGAACCCTCGTTATCAGCTTGGGAAGCTGGAGTAATGCCATTATACGACACCCGCTCAGAGCGGTGACTTTGTACCAGATGTGCGCGTGGAAATGAAGTTTTTCTTTGCACCAGACGGGTTTAGCGCAGGTGAAACCAAGCCCGGACCGCATGACGGTCGATCGCGGGCAAACCTCGCGCCTGCACAATACGTTTAATTCAGCAGGGCGGGGCTTGCTCGCGATGGCGCTGTTTCAGATGGACAATGCATGGTGGTCCTGGACGTAGTGGTAACGCGGTCGGCTTTCATGCGGTGCCGGCTTCAGGAAGCCCATCAGTGCATTGCGGCTGTCCCGGCAAGCGGCTTTGTGTTCCATGTCGAGAAAGTGCCCGGTGGCCTGCAAGGTAGTGAAGGTGGCGTGCTGCACGTGATTGGCGAACAACCGGGCGCCATCGGCGGCGGTGTATTCGTCCCATTCGCCGTTCATGAACAACACCGGTACGTTGATTTTCTCCGCGGCTTTGAAAAAGCACTGGCGATCACTTTGCAGCAGGTCGTTGATGTGGAAGTGCATCTGCCCGTATTCATGCTCGGCCAGGGAACTGACGTGCCGATAATTGAAGCGTTTGAACAACGTTGGCAGGTGCTTGCCGATGGTGCTGTTCACCAGATTGCCTACCCGGTCACCGTCCCGGCTGCCGAGATAATCGACGCCGCGCTCGAGATAATCGAGCATGTGCGAGTTGATTTCCGGGGAGAACGAGCTGATCACGGCTTTTTCGATGCGCCGTGGCCGTTGCGACAACGCGACCATGGTCGCCGCGCCACCCCAGGAAAACGACAGCACGTGTTCGGCGGCGAAGTGGTCGATCAGCTCAAGAAGGATCTGCCCTTCGACTTCCTTGGTGAGCATTTTTTCATGCAGGTTGTGGGCTTTTGACCGGCCCGCGTAGGGCTGGTCGTAGCAGACGACGTTGAACTGCGGATGGAGGTTTTTCACGGTTTGTGCAAACGACGCAGTCGTGGCCATCGAGCCGTTGACCAGGATAATGGTCTTCTCTGCGGCGTCTGCGCGATAGAACTCCGTGTAAACCCGATACTGACCCTGTATATCCAGCACAGCGATTTCTGGCCTCATGTCATAAGACTCCTGGCAAGCGGGTATGCGCGCAATAGAGATTGCACGAGCTTTGTGACAGGTAGGCATACGCCTGGAATTTGAGAGGCCCATGTCGATCCATTGCAGTCCGGTCGACGGGTATTGTTATTGGCGGGCAGTCTGCCGGATGAGGCCGGAACCCTTGGGTTCCTACCGGCAAAAAGTTTCTTAGAAGTATGGGGTGACTCGTCGGTCACATTTCGGCCGACGTCCTGATTCAAGCAGGGGTCACGTCATCGCGCAAGTGCCGTTGGTAAATTGTTCGACAACTTCTGCTGAATGGTCGGTGGCTTAGATCAATCCGATCTCTTCATCGGTCAGTGGGCGGTAGTCGCCCGGTTTCAACGCGTCGTCGAGCACCAGCGGCCCCATGCGCTCGCGGTGCAGGCGCATGACCTTGTTGTTGAAGTGGCCGAACATGCGCTTGACCTGGTGATAACGGCCTTCGACGATGCTCAGGCGCGCGGACTTTGGCCCGAGCAGCTCTAGCCCGGCCGGTTGCGTGGTGAGGTCTTCGAAGGCGAAGTACAGCCCTTCGCTGAACGTGATCGCGTATTCGGGGCCGATGTCCTGCTCGGTTTCGACGTAATAGACCTTGGGCAGCTTGGTCTGCGGTTGGGTCAGGCGCCGCGACCAGCTGCCGTCGTTGGTGATCAGCATCAGGCCAGTGGTGTTGAAATCCAGGCGTCCGGCGATGTGCAGTTCGTCCTTGTCCGGCTCGTGGATCAGATCGAGTACGGTGGGGTGTTGCGGGTCTTTGGTGGCGCTGACGCAACCGGCGGGCTTGTGCAGCATGAAGTGGCGCAGGGGTTTGCCGACTTGCAGCACATCGCTGTCGACTTCAACACGGCTGAATTCGCGGACTTCGCTGTGCGAGTCGCTGACGATTTTTCCGTCAATCCTGACGCGTCTTTCCACCAGCAACAGGCGCACCTGCTTACGGTTGAAGCACGGCAGGTTGCTGAGGAATCGGTCGACACGCATGACTTACGGATCTGTGAAGAAAGGGGCGCGCATCTTACTTGATCGATTCGGCCGCTGCTTGCAACTGCGCCTCGACTTCGGCGCAGCGCGGGCACAGGCACGAGGCGTTGCGCAGTTCCACCGGCAGCGCCTGGAGCACCGCCGGGTCGATGCTGACGCCGAAGCACCAGCAGGCGCGGTCGGCGGTTCGCGGGTCGGCCAGGGTGCAGTCGTTGGGCGCGCCGCAGGCGGGGCAGAGGTCAGGCGGGTTCATGGACGGAGTGAGACATTTCCACGCAGGTTCGGTTACGGCCACTTTGCTTGGCCCGGTACATCGCATGATCCGCCCGCGACAGCAGGCTGTGCAAGGTGTCATCGGGCTGCAGGGTGGTGAGGCCGATGCTGACGGTCACGTGCAAGGCTTGCTCGTTGTAGGCGTAGCGCTGCTGTTCCACGTGCTGGCGAATTTTCTCGGCGATCATCAGGCCGGTCTTGCCGTCGGTGTCCTTGAGCAGCACGATGAACTCTTCACCGCCCCAGCGGCAGACGATGTCGGAATGCCGCAGGCAGCTCTCCAGATCCCGGGCGAAGCCGATCAGCACCT contains:
- a CDS encoding alpha/beta fold hydrolase; amino-acid sequence: MRPEIAVLDIQGQYRVYTEFYRADAAEKTIILVNGSMATTASFAQTVKNLHPQFNVVCYDQPYAGRSKAHNLHEKMLTKEVEGQILLELIDHFAAEHVLSFSWGGAATMVALSQRPRRIEKAVISSFSPEINSHMLDYLERGVDYLGSRDGDRVGNLVNSTIGKHLPTLFKRFNYRHVSSLAEHEYGQMHFHINDLLQSDRQCFFKAAEKINVPVLFMNGEWDEYTAADGARLFANHVQHATFTTLQATGHFLDMEHKAACRDSRNALMGFLKPAPHESRPRYHYVQDHHALSI
- a CDS encoding 16S rRNA pseudouridine(516) synthase, coding for MRVDRFLSNLPCFNRKQVRLLLVERRVRIDGKIVSDSHSEVREFSRVEVDSDVLQVGKPLRHFMLHKPAGCVSATKDPQHPTVLDLIHEPDKDELHIAGRLDFNTTGLMLITNDGSWSRRLTQPQTKLPKVYYVETEQDIGPEYAITFSEGLYFAFEDLTTQPAGLELLGPKSARLSIVEGRYHQVKRMFGHFNNKVMRLHRERMGPLVLDDALKPGDYRPLTDEEIGLI
- a CDS encoding cysteine-rich CWC family protein — protein: MNPPDLCPACGAPNDCTLADPRTADRACWCFGVSIDPAVLQALPVELRNASCLCPRCAEVEAQLQAAAESIK